The genome window TCGCAGGCCAATGCTGTGTTTCCTTTGATTGTATATGGTTTGGATTTTAAGGTTATACTTTTTACATCTATTGTAGGCGGTGTTTTATCGGCATGTTTTACCTTTTATATTTTCGGTAGAAAACTTGAGTATAGCAATTCTGTTTACGATAGCATTACAAAGCTTAGTTCTGGTAGATCTATCTTGACTATTATGCTTGATGGTGGGTATGAGGCTGTGAATCTTATCTTAAAATCTATTCCACTTATAATGATTGCTATATTTGCGGTAAATATTTTAAAAGCTTATAATATTGTTAATCTTATAGAAACATTGTTTAAACCTATAGTTGGTTTTTTTGGTGTTAATCCGTCTGTTACCCTTCCTGTGGTGACAAAGTTTCTTGCTGGTGGGACTGCAATGATGGCTGTTTCTGTTGATCTTATAAAGTCTGGTATTATGACAGCCAAAGATTTGAATTTGATTGCAGGGTTTGTGATAAACCCTTTTGATATTGTGGGAGTCATGGTGTTATGTTCTGCTGGTGAGACAACAAGAAAAGTATTAAAACCAGCTGCTTTGGGAACTTGCATTGGGCTTTTGATTAAAGGGGTGTTGCATTATATCCTTATAAGGGTGTTTTATGGATGAAATAATCGAATTTTATCTGGACGCTGCAAATAGAATCATAAATGCTAAAAATGTAGATTTATCTAATATCAAAGGTAAAGGGTATTTCGAGTTTTCCAATGATGAGATGCTTAAAAAACTTTTAAGTAAAATATTTCAGATTGTTAGAACAAAAAAGATAACTTTTACGACGACATATAGATGTGATGATGACAAGTACAACAGGATCTTTAAGCTTGAAATAGAGCCTCTTATAGATGGGATGCTAAGATTAAGGCATGTTTTGGTATCCAAGACACCAAGACCTACTTTACTGGATTTTTCCAGAAGATCAGATTTGGTCTATAGAATGTGTGCTTGGTGCGATAAAATCTTTTATGTAGATAGATATATTGAGTTAGATGAAGCTGTGAATAATTTAAAGTTATTCGAACATAATTATCTTCCTATGTTTACCCATGGTATTTGCTCCGATTGTCATAAAAAACTCATGGACGAAATAGAAGAGTTGGCTAATAGTTAAGTGATTAGGTTAAATTATATTTGACTTTTTCCCGATTTTTCGTTAAGAATTATTAAATTTTTTTTAGTGGGGTTGCAATATGATATGGAATGAAGAGTTTGAAACATTGCCAAGGGAAGCCCTTGAGGCATTGCAGCTTAAAAGACTCAAAGCAACTCTTGAAAAAGTGTATGCCACTGTACCTTTTTATAGAAAAAAGTTTGATGAGGCTGGTTTTCATCCGGACAAGCTTAAGACATTGGAAGATATAAAATATATTCCCTTTACATACAAACAGGATCTTAGAGACAACTACCCTTTTGGGCTATTTGCAGTACCAAGAGAACAGGTAGTTAGAATCCATGCTTCAAGTGGGACAACAGGCAAGCCTACTGTGGTTGGTTATACAAAAAGGGATATATCCATGTGGGCTGAACTGATGGCACGGACATTTACCGCTGCTGGTGTCAAAAAAGGTGATATTCTTCAAAACGCCTATGGGTATGGACTTTTTACTGGTGGGCTTGGAGCCCATTATGGTGCTGAGCTTATTGGTGCGTCTGTTATCCCTATTTCTGGTGGTAACTCTAAGAGACAGGTGATGATAATGAAGGATTTTGGTGCCAATGCTATCTCCTGTACGCCATCTTATGCCCTTAATCTCTATGAGACTGCCATTGAGGAGGGGATAGATATAAAGGAGTTACCTCTAAGGGTGGGTATCTTTGGGGCAGAACCGTGGACTAATGAGATGAGAAAAGAGATAGAGGAGAAGTGGGGGATAGATGCTATTGATATATATGGTTTGAGTGAGGTCATAGGTCCGGGTGTTTCCTTTGAATGTATCGAGGCCAAAAACGGTATGCATATTAATGAAGATCATTTTTTGGTGGAGGTAATAGATCCTGATACTGAAAAGTCATTGCCTTACGGAGAGGTTGGAGAACTTGTTTTTACAAGTCTTACCAAAGAGGCTTTACCAATAATCAGATACAGGACAAGGGATATATCAAGGCTTATAAAAGAGCCATGTATTTGTGGTAGAACTTTTGTCAGAATGGAAAAAGTAACAGGTAGAACGGATGATATGCTTATTATTAGAGGTGTAAACTTATTCCCATCACAGATTGAGTCCATCCTCATAGAAACAAAAGGTGTATTGCCCCATTACCAGATTATTGTTGATAGGGTAAACAATCTTGATCAGCTTGAAGTGCTGGTAGAGGTGAGTGAGGAATTTTTCTCTGATGAGATCAAAGTATTACAGGGGTTGGGTGAAAGTATAGAGAAGAATATAAAGGATATCATCGGTATTACTTGTAAGGTTCGTTTGGTAGAACCGAAGACGCTGGAAAGAAGTGAGGGAAAAGCAAAGAGAGTTATAGATAAAAGAAAACTCAAATAGGGGGTTTTATGAAAATTACTCAGATTTCAGTATTCATAGAAAATAAGTCTGGTAGATTATATGAGATTTGTGATCTTTTAGGTAAAAACGATTTAAACATAAGGGCCCTTTCCCTTGCGGATACTTCTGACTTTGGTATTTTGAGGTTAATTATAAATGATCCTGAAAAGGCTTATACCCTTTTAAAGCAAAACGGTTTTACAGTTGGTAAAACTGAGGTGATTGCTGTTGAAGTGCCTGATGTGCCTGGTGGTCTTGCTTCCGTTCTTAAGATATTAAAGGATAATGATGTAAATGTGGAGTATATGTATGCTTTTGTTGAGAAGAGCACCGATTTTGCTGTTATGATTTTTAGGTTTGATGAGGTGGAGAAGGCTTTGGAAACATTAGAAAGCGCAGGTATAAAAACCTTAGAAGGCAACAAAATATATGGTATATAGGGGTATGATATGAAGAGACTTTTTGTGTTTTTGTTGTTACTTTTGTCGGTTTCTGCTTATGCTGAGTTGAAAATAGGGGCACTTTTGGCCCTTACTGGACCTGCTTCTATTCTGGGTTTGCCAGAAAAGCAGACTATTGAAATGCTTGTTCAGGAGATTAACAAAAAGGGTGGTATAGGTGGACAGAAGATTTCGATGGTGATTTACGATACACAGAGTATTGATGATGAAGCAAGAAAGAAGTTTCTAAGACTTGTTCAAAAGGATGAAGTGTCTGTTATTTTGGGGCCTACCACATCTGGGGAAACACTTGCCATCAAAGACTTAGCATCCCAATACAAAGTCCCAGTTATTAGTATGGCTTCCAGTGACAGGATTGTTGATCCTCTTAACAGATATGTTTTTAAAGTGGCGCCGTCTGATGATCATGCTGTCCAGAAAATTTATGAATATCTATCTGCAAATAAGAAAAATAAGGTGGCACTTTTAACTGTTCAAAATGGCTACGGTGATTCTGGTAGGGCTGCTCTACTTAAGGAAGCAAAAAATTTTGGCATTGAGGTTGTGGCTGATGAAAAGTATTCCGATAGCGATAAGGATATGACTTCTCAGCTATCCAAGATCGCTGCTAAAAAGCCGGATGCTGTTATCTGCTGGGGTGTGGGACCTGCTCCTGCTATTATAGCTAAAAATTTCAAACAGTTAAACATCAATGCCCAGCTTGTGATGAGTCATGGTGTGGCATCTGCTAAATTTATAGAGCTGGCTCAGGATGCAGCAAATGGTATAATACTGCCTGCTGGTAGGATGATCATAGCGGAGCAGTTGCCTGATAATGATAAATATAAATCACTACTTTTATCTTATATTAAAGATTTTGAAAGCGAATTCAAAACGCCGGTATCTACATTCGGTGGTCATGCCTATGATGCTATAAATATCATCTCTATGGCTCTTAGAAATTTTAAAAACACTGAAGATATAGTTAACAATATAGAGAATATAAAGGGATATGTTGGTACTTATGGAACATTCAATTTTTCCAATACCGACCACAACGGTCTATCAAGGGATGCTTTTGTTATGGTCAGGATTGAGAATAAGAAGTGGAAATTGATAAAATAAATATTTGTTGGGGTCTAGAATGAGAAGGTTAATATTAGTAGCTATTGTATTAGCTATTTTAAATACTGTAGTGTATGCTGAGATCAAGTTGGGGGCAATCTTTTCGATTACTGGTCCTGCATCATATTTAGGGTTACCTGAAAAACAAACACTTGAGATGCTGGTGGAAGATGTAAACAAAAAAGGTGGTATAAAGGGTGAAAAGATTGAGGTTATTATCTACGATGATAAAGGTGAGGACGCTGAAGCTAGGAAAAAATTTTTAAGACTTGTCCAAAATGATGGGGTGGTGGCAGTTATTGGACCAACAAGAACAGGGCCATCCCTTGCTATAAAAGATTTAGCCCAGAGCATGAAAATCCCTCTTATATCTGTAGCAGCAAGCAAGATGATTGTTTATCCCGTTCAGAAATATATTTTCAAAACTCCCCAATCCGATGAACATGCTGTAGAAAAAATATACGACTATCTTAAAAAACAGAATAAAAAGAAGGTTGCTATATTGACATCTCAGGATGGTTTTGGTGATACAGGAAGGACAGCTCTGTTGTCTGAAGCTAAAGCTTATGGCTTGGAAGTGGTTGCTGATGAGAGATTTAAAGATACTGACAAAGACATGACTTCTCAGCTTTCGAAGATAGCTTCTAAAAATCCTGATGCTATTATTTGCTGGGGTGTGGGGCCAGCTCCTGCGATAGTAGCTAAAAACTACAAGCAGCTCAATATTAGTGCACCACTTTTTATGTCTCACGGGGTTGCTTCTAAAAAGTTCATTGAATTAGCAGGTGCTGCAGCCGATGGTATTTACTTACCAGCTGGTAGATTAATTGTTGTTGACAAACTGCCAAATAATGATAAATTTAAACCTTTACTGATGGAGTATAAAAAGGAATTTGAGGCGAAATTTAACTCTCCAGTTTCCTCTTTTGGAGGGTATGCTTATGATGCTTTTATGATGTTTAAAATGGCTGTCGAAAAAGCTGGTAAGGATAAGGATAAAATAGCAGAAGCTCTTGAGAATATAAAGGGTTTTATGGGGACCACTGGTGTGTTCAATATGTCTAAGGATGATCATAACGGCTTAAATAAGGATTCTTTTCTGATGATAAAAATAGTAAATGGTGATTGGGAGATTGTGGAGTAATGCAGTTTTTATATTCAGGGTTGACCAGTGGAAGTATTTACGCTCTTGTTGCAATAGGTTTTAATATAATTTACAATACAACAGGGCTTATAAACTTTGCCCAAGGTGAATTTGTGGTATTGGGTGGTATGCTTATGTATACCACCCTTTCCCTTATTGGTTTACATCCTGTATATGCCTTTGTAATCACTTTTGTATCTATGTTTGTTTTGGGTTTGGTTTTTGAAAGGTTTTTTTTAAGGTATGTCAGACTTAAAACTGAGACCAATCTTATCACTGTGACGATAGCTTTATCCATTATTTTACGTGGTTTTGCTATGATTATTTGGGGAAGGGATTCTCTGGCAGTTCCATCCTATGTTGAGGAGAAAACGATCCCAATGTTGGGAGGTAGTATTACTTCCCAAAGTATTTTGGTGATAATGGTATGTTTTGCTGCTGCTATTTTATTATCTAGTTTTTTTAAGTACACCAAATATGGTAAAGCGTTTAGGGCCTGTTATGATGACCAGATGGCTGCAACGATATGTGGTATAAATGTGAATATGATTAGGATGCTTTCTTTTGCTATAGCTGGTTTTTTGGGTGCTTTGGCTGGTGCTATTATAGCTCCGATTACATTTGTTACATACACTGATGGTGTTATGGCTGGTTTAAAGGGGTTTGCTGCTGCTATCATTGGTGGACTTGGTAGTTTTTGGGGTGGACTTTTTGGAGGTTTTGTTCTTGGTATTATAGAAGCATTTTTTGCGTTTACATTACCATCAGGTTTTAAAGATGCTTTTGCTTTTATTATACTGCTTTTGATACTTTTTGTTAAACCATCAGGATTTTTTGGTAAGAAAAAGGCTGTGAGAATATGAAAAAAATAAATTTTTATTATCTAATATTTATAGTGGTATTTTTGTCTATATTTTACTTTAGTGTAGAAAATCAGTTTTACAAAAGCATACTTATATACATAATGATCAATGCTATAAATGCTTCATTACTAAATATACTCTTTGGTTACACCGGTGTTATCTCTTTGGGACAGGCTGCTTTTTTTGGTATCGGTGCTTATACTTCAGGTATTTTGACTGTACATTACGGATTTGATCCCATGTTGACGATCCTATTGGGTATTGTTTTTTCTGTAATTGTGGCGTTCTTGGTGGGGTATCCTACATTGAAGCTACATGGACACTATTTGGCGATGGCAACATTGGGCTTTGGGATGATCTTTTATATACTTTTTAATGAGTTTACAAATCTGACTGGAGGTCCTTCTGGGCTTGTAGGGATACCGAAACTGAGTTTGTTTGGAGTTGTTTTGGATAATGAAAGTAAGTTTTTTGTGTTTATGGCGATCTATTTTGTGATTTTTTCTATTTTGTTAGAATTGTTTGATAAATCTTATTATTCATATAAGCTTAAGTTCATAAAGGAATCTGAGTTTGCCTCAAAGTCGTTTGGGATAAATGTGGCAAAGACAAAGATATCTGTATTTGTATTTGTGGCTGGATTAACCTCTATTACCGGGAGTCTTTTTGCATTCTACTCAGGTTTTATAAGCCCAGTATCTTTTAACCTTAAGTATTCCATCGATATATTTGTTATGGCTACTGTGGGTGGTTTGGGTAGTATTGTTGGTGGTACTTTGGGGGCTTCTTTATTAACACTTTTTCCTGAGTTGATTTCGACTTTTGAAGATTATGAGATGGTGGTTTATGGAACATTGCTTTTAATCGTAGTGATGTTTTTCCCGCAGGGGTTAGCTGGAATATTTAAAAAGGTGTTTGGTAACTATGTTAAAAGTAGATAATATATCAATAAGTTTTGGAGGGTTAAAGGCTTTAAGTAATGTTTCTTTCTCTATTTCTAATGGGATAAATGCTTTAATTGGACCAAACGGGGCTGGAAAGACCACACTTTTTAATGTTGTATCTGGATTTCTTGTACCTACCGAGGGTAAAATTTTTTTTAAAGGTGAAGATATCACAGGACAACCACCATATAAAATATTTTCATTAGGTATATCAAGAACCTTTCAGAATTTAAACCTCATCAAAGAGGCAACATTGAGGGAAAACCTCTATCTCGGTATTCTTGAGAAGGAAAAGCCATCACTTTTAAAAGATATGATGAGGTTGAACAAATCTTTTTGGAAAAGAATAGATGAAAAGATCGATGAAGTAATGGAACTCACTGGTGTAAAATCCTGGCAGCATCTTAAGCCTGAATCAGCTCCTTATGGGGTTTTGAAAAATTTTGAGTTGGCAAGAGCCCTTGTCTCTAATCCCATATTGT of Calditerrivibrio sp. contains these proteins:
- a CDS encoding nucleoside recognition family protein, producing LILKSGKTAVDLCLYVLLPIMVIMMAVMRLLEEKRVLGFVSGLFYPVLRIFGLPGLGIFAALQILLVSFAAPIATLTIMEKERISEREMAASLAMIFSMSQANAVFPLIVYGLDFKVILFTSIVGGVLSACFTFYIFGRKLEYSNSVYDSITKLSSGRSILTIMLDGGYEAVNLILKSIPLIMIAIFAVNILKAYNIVNLIETLFKPIVGFFGVNPSVTLPVVTKFLAGGTAMMAVSVDLIKSGIMTAKDLNLIAGFVINPFDIVGVMVLCSAGETTRKVLKPAALGTCIGLLIKGVLHYILIRVFYG
- a CDS encoding phenylacetate--CoA ligase — translated: MIWNEEFETLPREALEALQLKRLKATLEKVYATVPFYRKKFDEAGFHPDKLKTLEDIKYIPFTYKQDLRDNYPFGLFAVPREQVVRIHASSGTTGKPTVVGYTKRDISMWAELMARTFTAAGVKKGDILQNAYGYGLFTGGLGAHYGAELIGASVIPISGGNSKRQVMIMKDFGANAISCTPSYALNLYETAIEEGIDIKELPLRVGIFGAEPWTNEMRKEIEEKWGIDAIDIYGLSEVIGPGVSFECIEAKNGMHINEDHFLVEVIDPDTEKSLPYGEVGELVFTSLTKEALPIIRYRTRDISRLIKEPCICGRTFVRMEKVTGRTDDMLIIRGVNLFPSQIESILIETKGVLPHYQIIVDRVNNLDQLEVLVEVSEEFFSDEIKVLQGLGESIEKNIKDIIGITCKVRLVEPKTLERSEGKAKRVIDKRKLK
- a CDS encoding ACT domain-containing protein, translating into MKITQISVFIENKSGRLYEICDLLGKNDLNIRALSLADTSDFGILRLIINDPEKAYTLLKQNGFTVGKTEVIAVEVPDVPGGLASVLKILKDNDVNVEYMYAFVEKSTDFAVMIFRFDEVEKALETLESAGIKTLEGNKIYGI
- a CDS encoding ABC transporter substrate-binding protein, which encodes MKRLFVFLLLLLSVSAYAELKIGALLALTGPASILGLPEKQTIEMLVQEINKKGGIGGQKISMVIYDTQSIDDEARKKFLRLVQKDEVSVILGPTTSGETLAIKDLASQYKVPVISMASSDRIVDPLNRYVFKVAPSDDHAVQKIYEYLSANKKNKVALLTVQNGYGDSGRAALLKEAKNFGIEVVADEKYSDSDKDMTSQLSKIAAKKPDAVICWGVGPAPAIIAKNFKQLNINAQLVMSHGVASAKFIELAQDAANGIILPAGRMIIAEQLPDNDKYKSLLLSYIKDFESEFKTPVSTFGGHAYDAINIISMALRNFKNTEDIVNNIENIKGYVGTYGTFNFSNTDHNGLSRDAFVMVRIENKKWKLIK
- a CDS encoding ABC transporter substrate-binding protein — translated: MRRLILVAIVLAILNTVVYAEIKLGAIFSITGPASYLGLPEKQTLEMLVEDVNKKGGIKGEKIEVIIYDDKGEDAEARKKFLRLVQNDGVVAVIGPTRTGPSLAIKDLAQSMKIPLISVAASKMIVYPVQKYIFKTPQSDEHAVEKIYDYLKKQNKKKVAILTSQDGFGDTGRTALLSEAKAYGLEVVADERFKDTDKDMTSQLSKIASKNPDAIICWGVGPAPAIVAKNYKQLNISAPLFMSHGVASKKFIELAGAAADGIYLPAGRLIVVDKLPNNDKFKPLLMEYKKEFEAKFNSPVSSFGGYAYDAFMMFKMAVEKAGKDKDKIAEALENIKGFMGTTGVFNMSKDDHNGLNKDSFLMIKIVNGDWEIVE
- a CDS encoding branched-chain amino acid ABC transporter permease, yielding MQFLYSGLTSGSIYALVAIGFNIIYNTTGLINFAQGEFVVLGGMLMYTTLSLIGLHPVYAFVITFVSMFVLGLVFERFFLRYVRLKTETNLITVTIALSIILRGFAMIIWGRDSLAVPSYVEEKTIPMLGGSITSQSILVIMVCFAAAILLSSFFKYTKYGKAFRACYDDQMAATICGINVNMIRMLSFAIAGFLGALAGAIIAPITFVTYTDGVMAGLKGFAAAIIGGLGSFWGGLFGGFVLGIIEAFFAFTLPSGFKDAFAFIILLLILFVKPSGFFGKKKAVRI
- a CDS encoding branched-chain amino acid ABC transporter permease — its product is MKKINFYYLIFIVVFLSIFYFSVENQFYKSILIYIMINAINASLLNILFGYTGVISLGQAAFFGIGAYTSGILTVHYGFDPMLTILLGIVFSVIVAFLVGYPTLKLHGHYLAMATLGFGMIFYILFNEFTNLTGGPSGLVGIPKLSLFGVVLDNESKFFVFMAIYFVIFSILLELFDKSYYSYKLKFIKESEFASKSFGINVAKTKISVFVFVAGLTSITGSLFAFYSGFISPVSFNLKYSIDIFVMATVGGLGSIVGGTLGASLLTLFPELISTFEDYEMVVYGTLLLIVVMFFPQGLAGIFKKVFGNYVKSR
- a CDS encoding ABC transporter ATP-binding protein, with product MLKVDNISISFGGLKALSNVSFSISNGINALIGPNGAGKTTLFNVVSGFLVPTEGKIFFKGEDITGQPPYKIFSLGISRTFQNLNLIKEATLRENLYLGILEKEKPSLLKDMMRLNKSFWKRIDEKIDEVMELTGVKSWQHLKPESAPYGVLKNFELARALVSNPILLLLDEPAAGLNNTEKESLGVLLEKIAQTGIDILMVEHDMTFVSSLAKYVVCLNFGKVIAMGSYLEIRQNDEVIRAYLGDLDA